The Cryptomeria japonica chromosome 6, Sugi_1.0, whole genome shotgun sequence genomic interval ATTGACAGCTAAATCAAACAGATCTACAAATCTTATTTGATTCTTATGCTAACTCTCATTGAATTTTAACATGCCTTAGATGCATCGAGCCATCTTCAAAGTTATAGGTTAACATTTTATATTTAGAGTCTATATAGTAAGGTTTTCTTATTCTAATTGGCATTATATTGTGTTTTATTTAAATTGTATATATCTATTGATATTAATGTTTTTTATTCTTCTCTCATTTGAATTGTATGATATGCTAAATAAAAGTTGGTATTAGATATATGCAGAGAAATTATGAAGTTAGACAAAGTTTCAATCTAAACgatcaatttcttgacattttgAGGCTTAGATGAGAACTAtgggtttatgtttttttttacgaTCTCTTATTTTAGACTTCTTGATGATGGTTTATTGAGTGCGATctaaaacatcatttgaaaaaatatTGACATGCATTTTTTTATCCATAAACCTTACAAAATTATTAAGataaattatgaaaaaaaactATTATAATGCCCTTATTCAAGACAATCTTGTTATAAGGATATAGTTTGTTCTTACTCTTGTTTTGATCTTCTTATAAATGTTTTTTTGTATTTGCTCTCTTTATCTTATTTATGTTTCTTATTGTCAAGAATGCATACATTATAGTATTTTAGTATATTTTTCTTAACAAATATTACAAGTAATTTGTGCCCTTATTCAATGGCTATATGGATTGATCCCACATATTTGTATTCTTCGTTTTATTACTGtaaaatttgttttaatgttttttattttttgtcattgTTTTAAAGATTATTTTTGAGGTTTTTCTCTACAAAAGTAAGTAAAAAGTGGTTGTAGCTCAAAGTAATATTATTAGCATGTTGAATATATTCATAGTTGTAATGGGCAATACAGGGATTACAACCAATTCAACTTGTTCGAGAGATGGAAAGAAGAGTACAAGGTCAAGAGCAGGGTATCACCCCTTTGCAATGTAGTAATTGTCAAAGTGTAGTGCGTGATGTTCCTCCATTGCATCTACATTATTGTGAATGTGAATGTGCTCGAAATGTACGAACACCAATTGAGGGCCCCTCTTCCGctcctttttgaattttatttcctAGCAAGAGTTAGGTTATCTTGGATTTGTTTTGTATGTAAatatacaaatatttttttatcataCTACTACAGTTCTTTGGAAGGACCAATATGGGAACAAGTCAATTATATTTTTAGTaactataatttaatttttttagaatGAAGACTTTATATGTATTTATGTTCTTTAAATAAAAGTATAAATGTTTATCCTACAATAACAAAGGTTGAACAACTCGGATTGGGACAAATTCCAAACTTACATTAACCAAAGGTTGAGAAGACAAACTATATTTCAACTTTTAATCATTCGAacttaaataaatgatttaaaagAGATAACAAAATTTAAAGCCTTAAAAACGAACCGGATTTATCAACACTATtttaaaagtacaaatattgaaGTGTGGAGAGCCAATGAGCATATCAagcaataaataaaacaaaaaattaagCCACAAAAACAACCATCACACATCTGTATGGAGGAGAAGGCTTGGCAAGATTATTTTCTTAACCACTATCCCTATCATCATCTTAATTAATAATAGGTATGTGATCCCATCTAGATTGAAAATCTTTATGATCTTTACCTTTTTTTGGATTATAGAGATATATAGAGTTAAATTGAGGATTTTCTCATGTGGTAGGGTAGTTggattgaaatataaaatttaaatttataaaaaaattggttCATAATATTGATTATGTGAAAAAAATGGAATTGAACAAAAAAATAAGTATAGCATGAATCTGGAGATGATAAATTCATAAATCCATTGTGTGAATTGCATGTAGGACAAGAGCAAGGGGATGACTACATAGGAGCTTACCGAAATGGTAAAGCTTATGTATTGGTCTGTAACCTCTACAAACAATTAAAGATACACTTGAAAACATATGTATGTTTAATCTATGTGTATCTAGCTCTAAGAcctagttgtgtgtgtgtgtgtcacgcTCTTTGGGGCCAAGTTAATCATTTTGATTATtaacaaaatgaaaaatattttttatcaagGTAGTAAGACTAATTGTCATACAAACTCGAAAGAGCTCTAATATAAAAAATTTGAGACACAACATGGCATATTTTTTAATGATTGTGATATGTATTTCAATTGATAGGGACATGGTTATAAGATATAATTTATTGAACTTATGGTATAATAAAGATGATTACTCGTAAGGGTGGTCTCAATATCCCTAGTTAAAGTGAAATGAAGTGTATtgatgatagtgaaaatcaaggaCATGTATTAAAAATAATTGCCTATGCAGGAAAAACAAGGTTTGTTTAATACTTGTAAGAAGATCTCTAAGAAGAATGAAGGATCATAATCATACTTCCTTGTTCACTCGTGTTATTAGGAGGAGGATTGTAAAGATGGATAACTTTATGAGGTTGCATAAAACTCTATATGCCTATGCCTTCATTTGTTGCATTTGTGTTTTCCTCTTACTCTTTGGTTGTTCATTTGCCCTTTTGTATGCTATCATTGGAGGTCAGAGGTTGTGAATGATACATATGTCTTACGTTGCCCTTAAGAAGAACATTGAGCTTGGAAATTTACTTGAAAGGGTTGTTTTACCCATTTTTTCTTAGTTATGAAGGGTTATGATGGTCCTTCCTCACCTCTCAATTTGTTAACTCTTGGAAGAAGGGTTTTGTTACCATTAGTAGTATTATTTTTACTATTATTAAAGAACTCATATCCCAAACAACTAGTCTCAACTGTGAGGGAGCTAAATTTCAAAGGATTGGCAAGAAAAGTTACTAGAAGCTTATTGAGGTATTTTTGGAAGATGTTAAAAAGATTAAAAGGCTTTAAAATGGGTACAACAAAGAGGCTCTCCCAATGCCTTAGCACATGGTAAGTTTTCACATTATGCAATAATTCACTTTGGAAGGGTCATTTGGTATCATTCATGGGTACCGTTCCCCCCTGCTAGATCAATTAAAACACAAAAATATAATTGGTATTCATTTTTAATTGCTTTAGTCTTTGGAAAAGCGCATCATTGAGGGGGCTTACCCTCCTTTGTACCAAGGGTTAATTCAAGGTTTTGTACAATTGTAGCCTTAGTCTTTCTCTAGCTACTATTCCCCATGTAAGGAACCCTATTGTGTCTATGAATCCTCTAAGGGATGGCCCTTCTACCAACAATCCCAAATCCCATTTTATCATTTTAAAGGCTAAAATCCCTAGTTGGATTGTTAAATATGATGGCCCTTTTCTTAATACCCTTAGTCATATcaggaatggaaaaaagaaaattgTCTTTAGTGATGACATGGTGAACCCTACTTCTCAAGAGAATTATGATGATACAATTCCTTTGCCCTTAAATTCTACACCTTCCTCTAAAAGAAAGGCTTCTCATGTTCATGTTAAAGCCCCGCTAATCATGTCTTAGCTTAGGAGGAAAAGTAAGAAGAACCCTTCCACCCATGAAGATATTTTGACTAGTATCAAAGATAAGAGCAAAAACAAGAAGGGTTACAAAACCCTTAAAAGGGTAAGAAGGAAATTATTAAGAAGAATAATGCTAAAACCTTTTGGATTCTACTATTTCCATATCAAATGGGGAGGGTTCTAGAGATATGAATAAGGAGCTCTCGAGGGGAAGAAGGTTAATGGGACTAGCTAAGACCTTGGGAGGTGCTAATAATCAGTTTGATAGTAAAATGGAAAATGTTGAGGTGGATTATGGAGATGGTGTTAATGAAGGAGATGAGCAAGAATTTTTTTCTCTATCTAATTATGAGCCTTATTATAGCTTTAAGGAAAAAATTGTCTTGGACCCTCAGTATAATGTTGaatactctctctccctctcccctaagaATGTAATATTTGATAATTTAAGTTCCTATGGCAGTGTGGAGAGGAATGTATTTGTTGATGATGACACCAATGGTGATGGTGCTAGGGAGGATATTCAAAAGGATGAGCAAAAATATCTAAAAGATGATCCCATGATGTCTTGCTAGTTAGATATTATAAAAATATTAGTCCCAATTTAATGAAAATTCTACTTTGATGATTGATAATAACTAATCAAAGTTCTAATCTTCTTAGTAGTTCAAAATTGGATCGAAATGGATTAATGGTCATTCTAGTAGTTGAGTTATCCTTTCAAGGATCAAAACTTTTTTATCTTCTAAAGGAGAAATTTTTCAATGTCCACATGTTCCATCACTagtttgagatctttggcattggaACTTTGATTGGTTTATATATGTATTAGTATATAGTTGCAGGTGTCATCTGTCTTTTACTTTTTTCGATTACTTTCTCCTTAGCACGAGGTGTTGAGCTAGATCCTTTGGGAGCATACATCATTTTGTATCTTGATTTGACCTTCATATCAATTCTTTTTACTTTCATGTTGATTTAAGCCATATAGCCAATCTTCAAGTCTCAATGATTGTGGATTTATAGGGTTATTGGATATATGTTAACATACTTTGGTTTATAGTTCATTTCCTCCTATAATTGTgtctcttaattattattttacaattaattaaggGATGGGTACTTGTGTGGTTGGATTCTGTATGATTGAGATGCAACTATCCAAAATATGATGAAAGCTAAAACTATTGGCAACATTATGAGTGACCATTGATGACTAGCATAATTTTTAGTTTATGTAGAGTAGTCCTGCAACTAATTTTAATGACGAGGCACCACATTTAGGTCTCTTGACTATGGACATAAGATTATGTTTTTGTGTATATCAAGATGGTCAATCAACATTACTTTTGAACAATCATGATTTTGGGACATGATTGCGGACataattccaaacaaaaaaaaaaatctataacaCAAAAAGGATCACACATATAGGATAGAATCTCATACATCTACACAAACAAATTAAATAACACCAAAaaagattatttttttttttaaatctaaaagaTGATCCTATGATGTCTTGCTAGTGGGGTATCATGAAAATATTATTTCCAATTCGATGAAAATTCTATTATGCTAATTAGAATTATAACTAATCAAAGTTCTACTCTTTATAGTAGTTAAAAATTCATCGAATCGGATTAATGGTCATTCTAGTAGTTGAGTTATCATTTTGAGGATCAAAAGTTTGTTTTTTCCTTCTAAAGGAGCAATTTTTCAATGTCCACATGTTCCATCATTGGTTTGAGATTTTTAGCATTGGAACTTTTATAAGTTTATAGATGTATTATATTTGTGGGCATCATCTATCTTTTACTTTTTTATTACTTTCTCTTTAGTACTGTTGACCAGGTCAGCACCTCCTGCGGGTTCGTGACATGTGCTTCCTCCCACCTcccgtggatccttgtctctggccgCTCTCTCGTTCattgatagctcgagcttttggcgTAATGGCATtgatgattccaacaattggtatcaaagcactggGTTACGGGTTTGAATCCCAGGAGGCCTCCTTTCATTCCATTGGTGTGAAACACTCAGTCGgtgttgagggggagattgttgactaggTCAACACCTCCTGCGGGTTCGTGACATGTGCTTCCTCCCGCCTCCCGTGGATCCTTGTCTTTGGCCGCTCTCTCATTCACTGACAACTCAAGCTTTTGGCATAACAACGACAGTGATTCCAACATGTGCATGGTGGTGAGATAGATACATTGAGGGCATTCATCATTTTGTAGCTCGATTTGGCCTACATATTGACTTTCTTTTTAACCTGTATTTTGATTTAAGTCTCATAGCTAATCTTCAAGTCTCAATAATTATGGATTTATAGTGGTTGTTGGATATATGTTCACATACTTTGGTTTATAGTTCATTCATCGTGTCTCTTGATTATTAATTAAGTACACTTAATTAAGGGATAGGTACTTGTGTAGTTGAATTTTGTATGATTGAGGTACAAATATCCTAAATATGATGAAAGCTAAGACTACTAGCAACATTAGGAGTGGTCATTGATGAGTAACATATTTTTAATGATGAGGCATCATAGGTCTTTTGactatggacatagattttattttttgtgtatattgatggtTAGTCAACATTACTTTCAAACTCTCATGATTGCAAACATAATTCCAAACAAAAAACACAAACACATAAAGGATCACACACATAAGATAGAATCTCATACATCTACAAACTCAAATTGAGTAGCaccaaaaaatgatttaaaatataaaaaatatcaaatctTTACCTTTAGCCATGAACCAAAAGACAATAACTTAAAGAAAAAGTCCATGTCACCAAAATTCATTATTACTTCTTTATGTCCCCCTatgtttaataataataataataataataataataataataataataataataataataatgatgatgatgatgataatgatgatgatgatgatgatgataatgatgatgatgatgatgatgatgatgatgatgatgatgatgatgatgatgatgatgatgataagggtgggtgcaagaagttgggtcccaattccgtAAAAGTTCGCGAGCAAAAAAGTTTGCCGCTAGAAACGAGCGCCTGTTTTTTAAGAAACGGACACCCGTTTAGCTTCAGGGCctcgacccataaaaataaaacggGTGCCCGTTTAGGATCGGACCACCATAGAGAAACAGGTGCATGATTTTTAGAAACTGGCACACGTTTCTTAAAATGCTACAAATTtcaaaacgggtgcccattttttgaattttaaataagaggtacccatttcataaaagatggagcgagaaacacacctatgcctcagttttggcttcgggttaggcttggtgggaccaagcctatgcttggacctccaaaaaaatggctaaggcactagAATACCAGATTTCTGTCTTGctgtaattttttgaaggtcttcctgatcgtatttttttatgaaacgaaaacccattagagttctcactgtcctgattttaaaaatgtaaatttcatagtgatatgattatttttactatttttacattatttattaatcaaaagtggtacctaaatgtaaaatagtgaggttcagtaaaactttaataactttctttttttaggttttttggaaaataaattatatgacatcaatctacatacaattgttttgaagattaaaaaaaattaaaaaatgtgaatttttcatcaaattatggtggtcgtacaccagatgttttgaaaatgtacctTTTTTTTaaatcggtaattggccgaagcctgaatagatttcgactggagctatgaaccagtggggacacagtaggggggcccatccccattacatatctttaaattgttattattattatgtttgattagattgaccccaagaccttccccatcctatggaaggccaagagtcacaacttagaattccacttcagatgtccctattgtaaattgaacttgggtctccacagtgagaacccgatgttttaaccagttaagctcaaccctttGGACgctttgaaaatgtactttatagtcaattagaaattaataaaaaaaatatattcaataaaaaaataagaaaacatattctcatcaatatttggtgtcttaggtatctttttccagaaggatttgcaaaaattcatttatttacgtcaaaatatggtggtcgtacacatgtgtggtatagtcttgaaacaagcattttgaaaaaatggtttttaaacatgcctactaaaaagcaatTTATACCAtatgggtattgaaataaattacatatttgaaaattagacttcaaacactacattttctattactgaagttttttgagattcaatctctaagtgcctcaaattttgacatcgaTCGACAGAAAATTtggaaaatagggaaaacacttccacttttgggtcccaaaagtgggactcaacttcttgcaaccacccatgatgatgatgatgatgatgataataatcataatcatgatAATCATGATGATCATAatcatgatcatgatgatcatgatcatgatcatgatcatg includes:
- the LOC131063497 gene encoding uncharacterized protein LOC131063497, with amino-acid sequence MSRKTPSIENEPRTLNEQELHSAREAAVDILQKKEPAEASDIFTQGLQPIQLVREMERRVQGQEQGITPLQCSNCQSVVRDVPPLHLHYCECECARNVRTPIEGPSSAPF